ACGTCGCCTTCGGCGGCGACGGCGAGGACGAGATCATCGGCGGCGACGTCGCGGCGGACGAAAGCCACGGCGGTGCCGGCGACGACGTGGTCCAGGCCTTCACGACCAACGCCGCCGCCGCGACCGCAGGCGACCGGCTGTTCGGCGAGGGCGGCAACGACACGCTGACCGGCGGCGATGCCGCGGACGAGATCGCGGGCGGCAGCGGCAACGACACGCTGACGGGCAATGGCGGCAACGACACGCTGACCGGCGGCCGGGGCGAGGACGTGATCGACACCGGCCAGGGCGACGACCTCGTCCACGGCGGCGACGACAGCGACCAAATCGGCGGCATGGCCGGCCACGACACCGTCTACGGCGATGACGGCGACGACCTGATCGCCTGGAACGACGCCATCGGCGACGTCGCCTATGGCGGTAGGGGCAACGATGCGATCGTCGGCGGCGACGTCGCGGCCGACCGCAGCTACGGCGGCGAGGGTGACGACCTCGTCCAGGCGTTCACCACGAGCGCCGCCGCGGCCACCGCCGGCGACAAGCTCTACGGCAACGGCGGCAACGACGCCCTGGTCGGTGGCGACGCGGCCGATCACCTCTATGGCGGCTCGGGGCAGGACGTGCTGACCGGCAATGGCGGCGCGGACGTCTTCTCCTTCGACGCGGCAGGCTTCGACTCCGACATCATCAGGGACTTCACGGCTGGCGAGGACCAGGTCCGCCTGACCGGCTTCGGAGCCGACTTCGACGTTCAGGACCATCTGAGCGGCTTGCCGTCCGGCGCCGTGCTCGACCTCGGCGATCAGGGCCAGGTCGCCTTCCAGGGCGTGGATGTCGGCGATCTCGGCGCCGACGACTTCCTGCTCGCCTAAGGCCCAGTCGGGCCCGCTGACGAGCGCCCACGTGCCCCGCCCCAGTCACGGCGGGAGGGACCTTCCGGGCCGGCCCGCGGGGACACCCCGCGGGCCGTTTCGCGTATAGGCTTCATGATCGTGAAGGCGACACGCAAAGGGGACGGCGATGGCGCGACAGCCTAAAAAGCGCGATTTCCCGGTGGCCCGAGTGCGCCGCTACCTGGAGCCGGGGCCGATCGTGCTGGTCACGTCGCGATGGCGGGACGAAACCAACGTCATGACGCTCGGCTGGCACACGATACTGGCCTTCGCGCCCTCGCTGGTCGGCCTCATGATCGCGGCCGGGAACCACAGCTTCGACATGATCCGGCGCAGCGGCGAGTGCGTGATCAACCTGCCGACCACCGCGCTGATCGACGCCGTCGTCGGCATCGGCAACGTGTCGGGCGCCGAGGTCGACAAGTTCGCGCGGTTCGGGCTGACCCGCGAGGATGCCTCACTGGTCGGCGCGCCCCGGATCCGCGAGTGCCATGCGAGCTTCGAGTGCCGTCTGCACGACGATGCGCTGGTCGATCGCTACAGCTTCTTCATCTTCGAGGTGGTCAAGGCGCAGGTGGCGGCATCGCCGAAGCATCCCGAAACCCTGCACTACACCGGCGACGGCGTGTTCATGGTGTCGGGCAGGATCGCCAGCCGCCGGTCGCTGTTCCGTCCCGCGCTGCTGGGATGAGGACCGGACGGGCTACACCGGTTCCAGCGGGCGATGCGGCCCGGCCGGCGGATCGACATGGATGGCGTCGCCAGCGCCGACCATGCCGCCCGAACGGACGACGGCCATGACGCCCGCCTTGCGTATCAGCCGTCCCGCGGCATCGCGGTCGAGCACGGCCCGGGTCAACCCCGCCTGGTAGGCGTCGAGCTGGGCGCAGGGATTGCGCAGCCCGGTGATCTCGATGATGGCGTCCTCGCCGAGCCGCATCGTCGTGCCCGCCGACAGGCCGAGCAGCTCGATCCCCTCGGTCGTGACGTTTTCGCCCATGATCCCGGGCGCGACCTCGAACCCGGCCGCGCGCAGCTCCGCGATCAGCTCGGCATGGATGAGGTGGACCTGGCGCAGGTTCGGCCGGGTCGGATCGGCACGCACGCGCGAGCGGTGCCTGACCGTCACGCCGGCATGCACGTCGTCCTCGACGCCCAGCCCCGCGAGCAGGCGGATGCGGGGCACGACCGGCTTGGTGAAGCCGTAGACGGGATTGCGGCTGACCGCGACGACCCGTGCGTCCATGACCCGATTCCCCCACCAACTGCATACCGCCCGAACACGCGCCGAGCCCGCGATCGGATCCGGCCCCGACGGTGTAGCCGTGCAGCGGCGCGCGGGCCAGACCGGACGGTCCCGGCGCACCCGCATGCGAGCCGATATCCCGCATGCGCCGCATGCGCCCGGCAGGATGGTCGGGCAGCCCGAACGGCTCTAGGTTCGGGGTCGCCCAGCCGAGAAGGTCGCACCCTTGAGTCGCCCCGCGTCCCACGACGTCACACCGCTCGCCCTCTGCCTCATGGCCGGCGTCACGCTTTTCTGGGGCCTGAACTGGCCCCTGATGAAGCTGGCGCTGGCGGACGTGCCGCCCTGGGCCTTCCGCGCGGCCTGCGTGGCGTGCGGCGCCGTCGGCCTGCTGACTATGGCGAAGATGGGCGGACACGCCCTTACCATCCCGCGCCGCCTCTGGCCCATGCTGCTGCTCACCGGCCTGCTCAACATCACGGGCTGGCACCTGTTCACGGCCTTCGGCCTGCTCAGCGTCGGCGGCGGCCGGGCCTCGATCCTGGCCTTCACCCAGCCGATCTGGGTCACTCTGTTCAGCCTCATCTACCTCAGCGAGCGGCCGACGCAGCGCCACTGGCTGGGCCTGGCCTGCGGCATGGCCGGCATGCTCGTCCTGCTCGTTCCCGACCTCACCCGGCTGGGCGGCGAGCCGCTCGGCACGCTGCTCATCCTGTGCGGCGCGGTCAGCTGGGCAAGCGGAACGCTGCTGACCAAGGTCACCGACTGGGACACGCCCCTGTTCACCCTGCTCGGCTGGCAGATGACCATCGGCGGCCTGCCGATCATCCTGGGCTGGATCGTTATCGAGGACGCCTGGCTGCGGCCGCAGGATGTCGGCCTGCTCCCGGCGCTGGCCACGCTCTACGCCGTCTCGATCCCGATGGTGTTCTGCTACTGGGCCTTCTTCCGCATCGTCCAGCTCCTGCCGGCGAGCATCGCCAGCCTGAGCGTCCTGGCGACGCCCGTGGTCGGCCTGTTCAGCGCGGCCCTGCTCCTGGGCGAGCCGGTCGGCCTGGGCGAGGTCGCCGCGCTGGTTCTCGTCATGCTCGCCCTCTTCTTCGTCCTGCGTCCGGCCCGCGCGCCCGCTCCGGCCCCGGCCGAGGCGGCCGAGCTGCCGTCGCAAGGCTGACGGGCGGCGCTCAGGCCCGGCGGGCGGCGAAGGCCTCGGCGGCCAGGCAGAGCAGCTCGAACAGGACGGTCGCGCCGTGGAAGGCGGTGAGTCCGCCCACGTCGAAGGGCGGGCTGACCTCGACCATGTCGGCGCCGACCACGTCGAGCCCGCGCAACCCCCGCACCAGGCGCAGCGCCTCGCGCATGGTGAACCCGCCCGCTTCGGGCGTGCCCGTGCCGGGCGCATAGACCGGATCCAGGCTGTCGATGTCGAAGCTGACATAGACCGGGCCGTCGCCCGCGACGCGGCGCGCCTCGGCGATCACGGCCGGAATGCCGAGATCCTCGACCTCCTCCATGTCGATCAGGCGCATGCCGGAATCGGCGCTGAACTTCCAGAGCTCGCGGTCGTTGACCGTGCCGCGGATGCCGATCTGGCAGGTGCGCTTCGGGTCGAGCACGCCCTCCTCGACGGCGCGCCGGAACGGCGTGCCGTGATGGTAGCGCGAGCCCAGATACTCGTCGCCCGTGTCGGCATGGGCGTCGATATGGACCATGCCGACCGGCCGGTCCTTGCCGACCGCGCGCAGGATGGCCAGCGCGATGGCATGGTCGCCGCCCGTGCTGACCGGGACGATGCCGCGACCGACGACGTCCCGGTAAAAGGCGCCGATCGCGGCCATCGCCTCGTCCAGAGCGTAGGGCCGGGCGATCGGCACGTCGCCGAGATCGGCGATCCGGGCCAGCTCGTAGGGACTGATCTTGGTGATCTGGTGAAAGACCCGGATCAGGCTGGACTGGTTGCGGACCTCGCGCGGGCCGTGGCGCGTGCCGGTCCGGTTGGTCACCGCGCCGTCATAGGGAACCCCGATCAGGCCGATGTCGACGTCGTCCAGCCCCTCGCTCATGCGGGTGCGGAAGAAGGTCGGGATGCCGGCGTAGCGCGGCTGCGTCATCCGCTCGTGGTCGCGATCGGTCATGGTTCACCCCCAGGAAGGACAGCACGTGCCGCTCATAGCCCGCCCCGAGCCCGGTCGACCAGCCCGGTGTCACGCCAGCGGGAGGATGACGTCGCGAGACCTGGCAAAGACGGAAGGAGTCGCCGTAGGCGTGCATCGTCGATACGATGCCTTCAAAGAACGTGGCATGTCCGTCGACGCTCCCGCAAACCGGTGCAGGTGGGCGGGACGCCATCGAGATTGCATTCGTGCAGGTCCGAGCCATGACCGACCGCCATCACGCCGAAGTCGCCAGGCGCTGGAACCAGAACGCGGATCAATGGACACGCGACGTCCGGGACGGCTACGACCTCTACCGCGATCTCTTCACCTTCCCCGCCTTCCGAGACTTCCTGCCGCCGCTGACCGGGCTTCGCGTCGTCGATCTGGGTTGCGGCGAAGGCTCGAACACACGGCGCTTCGCGCGCATGGGCGCGCGGATGACGGGCGTCGACATCTCCGATCGCTTGATCGAACACGCCCGCCAGGCCGAGGATCGGGCGCCACTCGGCATCGCCTACACGGTGTGCTCCTACAGCGCCGACACCGGGTTTCCGGAAGCGTCCTTCGATGCCGCCCTGTCCACCATGGCCCTGATGGACGGCCCCGATTTCGAGGGTGCGATGCACGAAGCGTATCGGCTGGTGCGTCCGGGCGGATTCATCGCCTTCAGCATCTCTCATCCCTGCTTCATCACGCCGGACCTGCAGTGGCAGGAGGATGACGAGGGACGCAGGATCGCGCTTCGCGTATCGCGCTATTTCGATCGAACCGACTTCACCGAGCATTGGCGGTTCGGCAGCCGACCGAAAGAGGAGGATGTCACGCCCTTCGCCGTCCCGCGCTTTCCGCGCACGATCAGCGACTACCTCAACGCCGTGGCGGCGGCCGGTTTCCGGATCAGCCGGATCGACGAGCCGCGACCAACCTCCGAGGCATGCACAGCCGCCCCTCGACTTGCGCGCTGGCGCGACATCGCCGCCTTCGTCCTGCTGGTGAGAGCGGACCGGCCGGCCCGGGCGCCATGATCACCACGCCTTCCCCGGGGTTAACGCTTCCGCAACCCTTTCGCGCCATGCTGGCCTCATGCGCCGAGCTACGCTGGATGAGAGGCCCGCGCCGGCACGGGCTCGCGGCACGGCACGGACTCCCAGCGTAGCACCAAGGCTTGCCGGCAGTGTGACACAGAGAGATTAACAAACCGTTGCGACGTGGTCCGGCCAGATCGGGCGGTCGAAGCGCGTCGTGTCGTCCGGCCCGCCCGCGTCAAGCGGCAGCCGGTTTGTCGCTCGGTCGCCCGTTCGCCCCCGCCTGCGCCGGCCGCTCGAACAGGCTGACTTTCGACAGGTGCGCCCGCTCGTGCCCGACCGTGACGAAGCCCGCCTGCCCGAACAGGGCGTCCAGGTCCTCGCCGATGTAACGCGCGTAATAGGGCTCGTGATGGGTCAGCGGGAAGGCGTCGAGCAGGGCGTCGAACGGCGGGTGATCGCCCTTCTGGATGGTGTCGACCAGGATGACCTGACCGCCCGGCCGGAGCACGCGGGCGAACTCGGCGACCGCCCGGTGGCGCACTGCAGGCGGCAACTCGTGGAACAGGTAGACCGTCGTCAAAAGATCGAAGCTCGCGTCCGGGAAGGGCAGCTTCTCGGCGGCGCCTTCCAGGAAGACCGCCTTGCCGAAGCGGCGCAGCCGGCGCCTCGCCACGGCGAGATAGGCAGCGCTGAGATCGACGCCCGTGACCTCGACCGCGGGAAAGTTCCGGCGGACGAAGCTCAGGAACGTGCCGGTGCCGCAGGCGACGTCGAGCAGATGGACCGGCCCCTGTGCCGTGCGGCGCTTCAGGAAATGGTGGACCGGCACCAGCGCCTGGCGGCGCATCGCGTTGGCGCCGCCTGCGAACAGGACCTCGACCTGGTAGTCATAAAGCCTGGCCGACTCCTCGGTCAGCCAGCCGCCGGTCTGGTAGTGGAAGTTCTGCCGGTAGTAGCGCGGCAGGCCGGCGCCGCCGATCCCCTCGCGCTCGACCTCCTGGTGGCCGCCCGCCATCCGCCGTTCGTTGACACGGGCGAGATCCCGGAAGAACAGGCGGCTCTTGCGCAGGACCGCGAGCGGGCTGGCCACGCCGTCCTGCGGCAGGCGATAGATGCCCGCCTCGACATTGGCGCGGTCCCGGAGGAACAGGGAACGCATGTCGGCCAGCACCGCCTGCCGGCCGGGCATGTTCCTCGGCCACGCGATGCCGCGATTGGCCTCGCGGCTCAGCCGCCGCGTTGCGAGATACTGGCCCATGAACCAGGCGACGCGCGCGCCCTGGCTGAGATCGTAGGCGAGTCGCTCGATCGGCCGCATCGTGTGTTCCTCCCGCGTTGGCCCCCAGGGATATGGACGGCCGGCGGCGCGGATCGAGGGTTGCGGCCCGCCGCCGCCGGGTCGGAGCGCGGATGGTCTTGATCCTGTCGCCCGTCCGAGCGACGTTGACGCGCCCGGAAGAGGCGAACGATCCGCGCGGCTCAGGAGGACACCCGCCATGGCGGCGAGACTGGAAGACAAGAAGTCCGAGTTGATCGAGCACGTCGCGGAGCAGCTGCGCGCGCGGATCGGCGACGAGGCCGAGGTCGGCCGCGCCGAGACCTTCGCGCGACGCTTCTTCAAGGGCGTGGCGCCCGAGGACGTGGTCGACCGCGATCCCCTCGATCTGTACGGCGCCGCGCTGGCCGAACTCCGCTTCGGCGAGGAGCGCGCGTCGGGCAAGGCGAAGCTGCGGGTCTACAACCCGCGCATCGAGCAGCATGGCTGGCAGTCGACCCATACCGTGCTCGAGATCGTCAACGACGACATGCCCTTCCTGGTCGACAGCGTCGGCATGGCGCTCAACCGCCAAGGCGTGATGATCCACCTGATCATCCATCCCGTGGTCCATGTCCGCCGCGACGAGGCCGGCCGCCTGAGCAGCCTGTCCGCGACGCCCGGCGACGACACGTGGCCCGAGAGCTTCATGCATGTCGAGATCGACCGGCAGACCGATCCCGAGCGCCTGGAGCGCATCGCCCGCGAGGTCCAGGACGCGCTCTGCGACGTCCGGGCGGCCGTGGACGACTGGAAGCCGATGCTCGCCAAGGTCGAAAGCGCGCTGGCCGACCTGGAGCACGCCCGCGCCTCGGTACCGGGCGGCGACGTCGACGAGGCCGCCGCGCTGCTGCACTGGCTCGCCGACAACCACTTCACCTTCCTGGGCTATGTCGACTTCGACCTCGCCGAGCCGGAGGGACAGGGCGCGCGGCTGATGCCTGTCGAAGGCAGCGCCCTCGGCATCGTCAGCCGCCAGCCGGCCGGCACGGCGGACCGTGCGCCGGTCGATCTCGGCGCCCTGACGGAAAGCGCACTGCAGGCCGCGCGCGCCGCGGCGCCGCTCGTGCTCACCAAGAGCGACCTGCGCTCGACCGTGCATCGCCCGGCCTATCTCGACCACGTCAATGTCGGCCGCTACGACGAGCAGGGCCGCCTGGCGGGCGTGCGCCGGTTCCTGGGCCTGCTGACCTCGGCGGCCTACAACCGCAACCCGCGCGAGATCCCGCTTCTGCGCCGCAAGGTCGCCAATGTCATCGAGCGCTCGGGCCTGGCGCCGCACAGCCATGACGGCAAGGCGCTCGAGAACGTGCTGCAGACCTACCCGCGCGACGAGCTGTTCCAGACCGGCGAGGACGACCTCTTCGAGACCGCCCTCGGCATCGTCGCGCTGCAGGACCGCCAGCGCATCCGCCTGTTCACGCGCGACGACGTCTACGGCCGCTATGTCAGCTGCATCGTGTTCATCCCGCGCGAGCGCTACAACACCGACATCCGTCAGCGCATCCAGGCGCTGCTCCAGGAAGCCTACGACGCGCAGGAAGTCGAGTTCCACGCCCAGATCTCGGAATCGGTGCTGGCGCGGATCCTGTTCATCGTGCGCATGCGCCCGGGCCAGGTCCCGGCCACGGTCGACCGGGCCGAGATGGAGGCACGGATCGTCGAATCGACCCGCTCCTGGACCGACCAGCTGCGCGAGGCGCTGATCGACGCGCAGGGCGAGGAGGACGGCATCCGCCTGTTCCGCAGCTTCGGCGAGCACATGCCGGCCGGCTACCAAGAGGGCGTGCCGGCACGGGCCGCCGTGGCGGACGTGTTGCGCATCGACGAGATCGCGAAGGCCCCGGACCGCCTCGCCATGAGCCTGTACCAGCCCCTGGAGGCGAACCGGGCCGAGCTGCGCTTCAAGGTCTACCGCGCCGGCGAGCCGATCACCCTGTCGGACGCCCTGCCGCTCCTGGAGAATATGGGCCTGCGTGTGCTGGGCGAGCAGGACCATGTCGTCCAGGCCAGGGACGGACGGGCCTTCTGGCTGCACGATTTCGGCACGCATCCGACCGTCAAGCTGGCGGCCGACATCGATACGCTGCGCCCCAATTTCCACGAGGCCTTCGCGCTTCTGGTCCAGGGCGAACTCGAGAACGACGGCTTCAACCGGCTGATCCTGGGCGGCGGCCTGTCGGCGCGCCAGGTCATGATCCTGCGCGCCTATTGCAAGTACCAGCTCCAGGTCGGCAGCCCCCTGTCCCAGGCCTATATCGAGCAGACGCTGGCCAACCATCCCGACGTCGCGGCCAAGCTCGCGCTTTTGTTCGAGACCCGCTTCGATCCCGGCGAGAACGGCCGGCGCGAGACCGACGCCGCCGCGCTCACCGACGCGATCCTCCAGGGCCTGGAATCGGTCGCCAACCTGGACGAGGACCGCATCCTGCGGCGCTACCTGCGCACGATCGAGGCGACCACCCGCACCAACGCCTTCCAGACCGGCGCGGACGGCGGGCCCAAGCCCTATCTCTCGATCAAGCTCGACCCGGCCAAGGTGCCGAACATGCCGTTGCCGCGGCCGGCCTACGAGATCTTCGTCTACAGCCCGCGGGTCGAGGGCGTGCATCTCCGGGGCGGACGTGTCGCGCGCGGCGGCCTGCGCTGGTCGGACCGGCGCGAGGATTTCCGCACCGAGGTGCTCGGCCTGATGAAGGCCCAGATGGTCAAGAACGCGGTGATCGTCCCGGTCGGCGCCAAGGGCGGCTTCTTCGTCAAGCGCCCGCCCGTCGACCGCGACGCCTACCGCGCCGAAGGCGTCGCGTGCTACCGCACCTTCATCCGCGGCCTGCTCGACCTGACCGACAACCGCGAGGGCGACGGCATCGTCCATCCCGAGGCGACCGTCCGCTACGACGAGGACGACCCCTATCTCGTGGTCGCCGCCGACAAGGGCACGGCGACCTTCTCCGACATCGCCAACGCGGTCGCCGCGGAATACGGCTTCTGGCTGGGCGACGCCTTCGCGTCCGGCGGGTCGGCGGGCTACGACCACAAGGGCATGGCGATCACCGCGCGCGGCGCCTGGGAATCGGTCAAGCGCCATTTCTACGAGATGGGCCGCGACTGCCAGACGGAGCCGTTCACCGTGGTCGGCGTCGGCGACATGTCGGGCGACGTGTTCGGCAACGGCATGCTGCTCTCGACCCAGACGCGCCTGCTGGCCGCCTTCGACCACCGCCACATCTTCCTCGATCCCGATCCCGACCCGGCCGTGAGCTTCGCCGAGCGCAAGCGGCTGTTCGACCTGCCGCGCTCGTCCTGGGACGACTACGACCGCGCGCTGATCTCCAAGGGCGGCGGCGTGTGGCCGCGCAGCCAGAAGGCGATCCCGCTCGGCGACGAGGCAGCCCGGGCGCTCGGCATGACGCCCGGCACCCTGACGCCGCAGGAGCTGATGAAGGGCATCCTGCACGCGCCGGTCGACCTGTTCTGGAACGGCGGCATCGGCACCTTCATCAAGGCGGCCGCCGAGCGCCATGGCGACGTCCAGGACCGCACCAACGACGCGATCCGGGCCGACGCCGAGGACCTGCGCTGCATCGTGATCGGCGAAGGCGGCAATCTCGGCGTCACCCAGCTCGGCCGCATCCGCTTCGCCGAGAAGGGCGGACGGATCAACACGGACGCGATCGACAACTCGGCGGGCGTGGACTGCTCCGACCATGAGGTCAACATCAAGATCCTGATCGACCGGGTCACGGCCGACGGCGACCTGACCACCAAGCAGCGGGGCGAGCTCCTGGTGGTCATGACCGACGATGTGGCCGAACTCGTCCTGCGCGACAACATCTTCCAGGTCCGCGCCCTCAGCCTGCGCCAGACCGAGGGTGCCGGCCAGCTCGATGCCCAGGCGGCCTTCATGCGCCGGCTGGAGGCGATCGGCGTGCTCAACCGCGAGGTCGAGTTCCTGCCGCGCGACGACGAGATCGCCGAGATGCGCCAGGCCGGACGCGGCCTGCCGCGCCCCGCCCTGGCCGTGCTGATGGCCTACGCCAAGACCAGCCTGTACAGCGAGCTCCTGGAGTCGGACCTGCCGGACGAGCCCTACTTCGTCCAGGACCTCGCCAAGTATTTCCCGCGCGAGCTCAGGCGGCGCTATCCCGGCCCGCTCGAGAACCATCGCCTGCGCCGCGAGATCATCGCGACGCTGCTCGCCAACAGCCTGGTCAATCGCGGTCTCGACCTGTTCGCCAGCGAGCTGCGCCATGAGACCGGCGCGCCCGGCCCCGACGTGGCGCGCGCCTTCGTCACCGCCCGCGACGCGCTGGGCCTGGTGCCGCTCTGGGGCGAGACCGAACGGATCGAGGCGATCGTCCCGGCCGAGCGCCAGCTGGACATCCTGGCCGACATGCGTGGCACGCTGGAATGGGGCGCGCGCTGGTTCCTCGCGACCGTGACCTCGCCCTGGCCGATCGCGCCCACGGTCGAGCGGTTCAAGGACGGCGTCGAGACCGTCCTGTCGCGCCTGCCCGACATCCTCTCGCCCCAGGCCTACGAGCCGGTCCGCGAGACGGTCGCCGAGCTCGAGGCGCAAGGCGTCGCCGGCGAGGTCGCGCTGCGCTTCGCCGCCCTGCCCTTCGCCGTGCCCGCTTTGGACGTGGTCGAGGTCGCGGGCGACGCGAACGTGCCGCTCGACGCCGCGGCCGGCGTCTACTTCGCCGTGGGCGAGGCGCTGGATCTCGGCCGGCTGCGCCGCCGGATCGGCGATGTCGGCACGCGCGACCGCTGGGAACGCCTTGCGCTCGAAGGCGTGCTCGACGACCTGATGTCGGCGCAGCGCCGCCTGGCCACGACCGCGCTGGGCGAAGGCATGGCCTCGCGCCAGGCGATCGAGGCCTGGGTCGCCGCGCATCCCGAGGTGAGCACGCGGATCACCGGCCTGATCGACGAGATCGAGGCCAGCCCGAACCCGGGCCTGCCCATGTTCACGGTCGCGGTGCGCGCGGTCGGGACGCTGGCGACCACGGCGAGGCGCGCGGCGGCATGACGGCGACAGGCTGGGCCCGGCTCGCCGCCGGGTGGGCGAGCGTGCTCGTCTTCTTCGTCTTCGGCGAGGCGTGGCTGGCCGATCTCTCCAGCCCTGTCCGCTATGGCGGCTTGTTCCTGTGGATCTTCGCCGTCACGCTCTGGTCGGCATCGGGCGTGATCGAGCACGCCGACCATCTGGCCGAGCGCCTGGGCGAGCCGCTCGGCACGCTGATCCTGACCTTCTCGATCGTGCTGATCGAGGTCATCCTGATCAGCGCGGTCATGCTGGGCGACAAGGCGGCGCCGACCATCGGCCGGGACGCCATGTTCTCGGTGATGATGATCATCCTGAACGGCGTCGTCGGCCTGTCCCTCCTGATCGGCGGCTGGCGGCATCACGAGCAGTCCTACAACCTCCAGGGCGCGGCGGCCTATCTCGGCGTCATGATCCCGCTCGCCGTGATCGCGCTGGTCCTGCCGAACCTGACGACCTCGACCCCCGACGGCACGCTGACCACCGTGCAGGCGATCGCCTTCTCGACCTTCACGGTCCTGCTCTACGGCGTCTTCCTGGCGATCCAGACCGGGCGGCACCGAGCCTTCTTCCAGGATCCGACCTCGCCTGACGCCGAGCCCAGCGCGGTGACCGGGGCGCATGGCGGCGTCGTGCCCGCAAGCCTGGGCGAGATCGCGCAGGAGACCGTGCTCCTCGTCCTCAACATCCTGCCGATCGTCCTCTTGTCGAAGTCGCTGACCACGCTGATCGACCACGGCATCGTCGTCACCGGCGCGCCGGTTGCGCTCACGGGCATGCTGATCGCGGCGGTCGTGTTCACGCCCGAGGGCGGCAGCGCGCTCAAGGCCGCCTACGCCAACGATCTGCAACGCGCGATGAACTTGTGCCTGGGCGCCTTCGTCTCGACCATCGGTCTGACCCTGCCGGCCGTGCTGACGATCGGGCTGATCACCGGCCAGCCGGTCCTGCTCGGCCTCGAGCCCAGCCACATCGCGCTGCTCGCCGTGACGCTGATCCTGAGCACGCTGACCTTTTCCGGGCCGCGGACCACGATCCTGGAGGGCGCGGTTCATCTCATGGTCTTCTTCGTGTACGTGACC
Above is a genomic segment from Geminicoccaceae bacterium SCSIO 64248 containing:
- a CDS encoding NAD-glutamate dehydrogenase, translating into MAARLEDKKSELIEHVAEQLRARIGDEAEVGRAETFARRFFKGVAPEDVVDRDPLDLYGAALAELRFGEERASGKAKLRVYNPRIEQHGWQSTHTVLEIVNDDMPFLVDSVGMALNRQGVMIHLIIHPVVHVRRDEAGRLSSLSATPGDDTWPESFMHVEIDRQTDPERLERIAREVQDALCDVRAAVDDWKPMLAKVESALADLEHARASVPGGDVDEAAALLHWLADNHFTFLGYVDFDLAEPEGQGARLMPVEGSALGIVSRQPAGTADRAPVDLGALTESALQAARAAAPLVLTKSDLRSTVHRPAYLDHVNVGRYDEQGRLAGVRRFLGLLTSAAYNRNPREIPLLRRKVANVIERSGLAPHSHDGKALENVLQTYPRDELFQTGEDDLFETALGIVALQDRQRIRLFTRDDVYGRYVSCIVFIPRERYNTDIRQRIQALLQEAYDAQEVEFHAQISESVLARILFIVRMRPGQVPATVDRAEMEARIVESTRSWTDQLREALIDAQGEEDGIRLFRSFGEHMPAGYQEGVPARAAVADVLRIDEIAKAPDRLAMSLYQPLEANRAELRFKVYRAGEPITLSDALPLLENMGLRVLGEQDHVVQARDGRAFWLHDFGTHPTVKLAADIDTLRPNFHEAFALLVQGELENDGFNRLILGGGLSARQVMILRAYCKYQLQVGSPLSQAYIEQTLANHPDVAAKLALLFETRFDPGENGRRETDAAALTDAILQGLESVANLDEDRILRRYLRTIEATTRTNAFQTGADGGPKPYLSIKLDPAKVPNMPLPRPAYEIFVYSPRVEGVHLRGGRVARGGLRWSDRREDFRTEVLGLMKAQMVKNAVIVPVGAKGGFFVKRPPVDRDAYRAEGVACYRTFIRGLLDLTDNREGDGIVHPEATVRYDEDDPYLVVAADKGTATFSDIANAVAAEYGFWLGDAFASGGSAGYDHKGMAITARGAWESVKRHFYEMGRDCQTEPFTVVGVGDMSGDVFGNGMLLSTQTRLLAAFDHRHIFLDPDPDPAVSFAERKRLFDLPRSSWDDYDRALISKGGGVWPRSQKAIPLGDEAARALGMTPGTLTPQELMKGILHAPVDLFWNGGIGTFIKAAAERHGDVQDRTNDAIRADAEDLRCIVIGEGGNLGVTQLGRIRFAEKGGRINTDAIDNSAGVDCSDHEVNIKILIDRVTADGDLTTKQRGELLVVMTDDVAELVLRDNIFQVRALSLRQTEGAGQLDAQAAFMRRLEAIGVLNREVEFLPRDDEIAEMRQAGRGLPRPALAVLMAYAKTSLYSELLESDLPDEPYFVQDLAKYFPRELRRRYPGPLENHRLRREIIATLLANSLVNRGLDLFASELRHETGAPGPDVARAFVTARDALGLVPLWGETERIEAIVPAERQLDILADMRGTLEWGARWFLATVTSPWPIAPTVERFKDGVETVLSRLPDILSPQAYEPVRETVAELEAQGVAGEVALRFAALPFAVPALDVVEVAGDANVPLDAAAGVYFAVGEALDLGRLRRRIGDVGTRDRWERLALEGVLDDLMSAQRRLATTALGEGMASRQAIEAWVAAHPEVSTRITGLIDEIEASPNPGLPMFTVAVRAVGTLATTARRAAA